From Canis aureus isolate CA01 chromosome 7, VMU_Caureus_v.1.0, whole genome shotgun sequence, a single genomic window includes:
- the TCP11 gene encoding T-complex protein 11 homolog isoform X1: MPDVEDRMPLTDPGDAECRSCRPETSAPTRDGPSGVEDAPACLIDTVDDVSKLSNKVGKNRGLHMEEKVSPPSSLEDKVKETMHNAFWNHLKEQLSATPPDFSCALELLKEIKEILLSLLLPRQSRLRSEIEEALDTELLNQKAEHGALNVPHLSKYILNMMTLLCAPVRDEAVQNLENITDPVRLLRGIFQVLGLMKMDMVNYTIQSLQPHLQEHSIQHERATFQELLNKQPSLLDHTTKWLTQAAADLTMPLPTCPDTLDSTSMASSSPNEAVSSPEPLSPTMVLSQGFLNLLLWDPENEEFPETLLMDRTRLQELESQLHQLTILASVLLVASSFSGSVLFGSPQFVDKLKHITKDLMEEFKSRPEEALQTVSEQVSQEIHQSLKNMGLAALSSDNTASLIGQLQNIAKKENCVRSVIDQRIHLFLKCCLVLGVQRSLLDLPGGLTVIEAELAELGQKFVSLTHHNQKVFGPYYTEILKTLVPPAQALDTEVESI, encoded by the exons ATGCCGGACGTCGAGGACAGAATGCCCCTGACGGACCCGGGCGACGCCGAGTGCAGGTCCTGCAGGCCCGAGACCTCCGCCCCGACCCGGGACGGCCCGAGCGGCGTGGAGGACGCCCCCGCCT GTCTGATAGACACGGTTGATGATGTTTCTAAGCTGAGCAACAAGGTTGGAAAGAATCGTGGTTTGCACATGGAAGAAAAGGTTTCGCCTCCAAGCAG TTTGGAAGATAAGGTCAAGGAGACCATGCACAATGCCTTTTGGAACCATCTCAAAGAGCAATTGTCAGCTACTCCCCCAGACTTCAGCTGTGCTCTtgaacttctgaaagaaattaaagag ATCTTGCTCTCACTGCTGTTACCACGCCAGAGCCGCCTAAGAAGTGAGATTGAAGAAGCACTGGATACAGAGCTCCTCAATCAGAAAGCAGAACATGGAGCCCTGAATGTCCCTCATCTCTCTAAGTACATTCTCAACATGATGACTTTGCTGTGCGCACCAGTTCGAGACGAAGCAGTACAGAATCTAGAGAACATTACGGACCCTGTTCGGTTGCTGAG AGGGATCTTCCAGGTTCTGGGGCTGATGAAAATGGACATGGTGAACTACACTATCCAGAGCCTTCAGCCTCACCTGCAGGAACATTCCATCCAGCACGAACGGGCTACGTTCCAGGAACTCCTCAATAAACAGCCAA GTCTCCTAGATCACACCACCAAGTGGCTGACCCAAGCAGCAGCAGACCTCACCATGCCACTCCCGACTTGCCCCGACACTTTGGACTCCACCAGTATGGCCTCCTCCTCCCCGAACGAGGCAGTCAGCAGCCCAGAGCCCCTTAGCCCTACAATGGTGCTATCGCAGGGTTTCCTGAACCTCCTTCTCTGGGACCCGGAAAATGAAGAGTTCCCTGAG ACACTGCTGATGGACAGGACCCGGCTGCAGGAGCTGGAGTCTCAGTTGCACCAGTTGACCATCCTGGCCTCAGTTCTGCTAGTGGCCAGTAGTTTCTCAGGCAGTGTTTTGTTTGGCTCACCTCAGTTTGTGGATAAGCTGAAACATATAACCAAAGACCTGATGGAGGAGTTTAAGTCCAG GCCTGAGGAGGCTCTGCAGACTGTGAGTGAACAGGTGTCTCAGGAAATCCATCAAAGCCTCAAGAACATGGGCCTTGCTGCTCTGAGCAGTGACAACACAGCATCTCTGATAGGACAGCTCCAGAACATTGCCAAGAAGGAAAATTGTGTCCGCAGTGTCATTG ATCAGCGGATCCACCTGTTTCTCAAATGCTGTTTGGTCCTCGGTGTGCAGAGATCTCTCTTAGACCTCCCTGGAGGCCTCACTGTCATCGAAGCAGAACTGGCGGAACTAGGCCAAAAGTTTGTCAGCCTAACGCATCACAATCAGAAAGTGTTTGGCCCCTACTACACAGAGATCCTAAAAACCCTCGTCCCTCCAGCCCAGGCCCTGGACACAGAGGTGGAGTCCATCTGA
- the TCP11 gene encoding T-complex protein 11 homolog isoform X4 codes for MMTLLCAPVRDEAVQNLENITDPVRLLRGIFQVLGLMKMDMVNYTIQSLQPHLQEHSIQHERATFQELLNKQPSLLDHTTKWLTQAAADLTMPLPTCPDTLDSTSMASSSPNEAVSSPEPLSPTMVLSQGFLNLLLWDPENEEFPETLLMDRTRLQELESQLHQLTILASVLLVASSFSGSVLFGSPQFVDKLKHITKDLMEEFKSRPEEALQTVSEQVSQEIHQSLKNMGLAALSSDNTASLIGQLQNIAKKENCVRSVIDQRIHLFLKCCLVLGVQRSLLDLPGGLTVIEAELAELGQKFVSLTHHNQKVFGPYYTEILKTLVPPAQALDTEVESI; via the exons ATGATGACTTTGCTGTGCGCACCAGTTCGAGACGAAGCAGTACAGAATCTAGAGAACATTACGGACCCTGTTCGGTTGCTGAG AGGGATCTTCCAGGTTCTGGGGCTGATGAAAATGGACATGGTGAACTACACTATCCAGAGCCTTCAGCCTCACCTGCAGGAACATTCCATCCAGCACGAACGGGCTACGTTCCAGGAACTCCTCAATAAACAGCCAA GTCTCCTAGATCACACCACCAAGTGGCTGACCCAAGCAGCAGCAGACCTCACCATGCCACTCCCGACTTGCCCCGACACTTTGGACTCCACCAGTATGGCCTCCTCCTCCCCGAACGAGGCAGTCAGCAGCCCAGAGCCCCTTAGCCCTACAATGGTGCTATCGCAGGGTTTCCTGAACCTCCTTCTCTGGGACCCGGAAAATGAAGAGTTCCCTGAG ACACTGCTGATGGACAGGACCCGGCTGCAGGAGCTGGAGTCTCAGTTGCACCAGTTGACCATCCTGGCCTCAGTTCTGCTAGTGGCCAGTAGTTTCTCAGGCAGTGTTTTGTTTGGCTCACCTCAGTTTGTGGATAAGCTGAAACATATAACCAAAGACCTGATGGAGGAGTTTAAGTCCAG GCCTGAGGAGGCTCTGCAGACTGTGAGTGAACAGGTGTCTCAGGAAATCCATCAAAGCCTCAAGAACATGGGCCTTGCTGCTCTGAGCAGTGACAACACAGCATCTCTGATAGGACAGCTCCAGAACATTGCCAAGAAGGAAAATTGTGTCCGCAGTGTCATTG ATCAGCGGATCCACCTGTTTCTCAAATGCTGTTTGGTCCTCGGTGTGCAGAGATCTCTCTTAGACCTCCCTGGAGGCCTCACTGTCATCGAAGCAGAACTGGCGGAACTAGGCCAAAAGTTTGTCAGCCTAACGCATCACAATCAGAAAGTGTTTGGCCCCTACTACACAGAGATCCTAAAAACCCTCGTCCCTCCAGCCCAGGCCCTGGACACAGAGGTGGAGTCCATCTGA
- the TCP11 gene encoding T-complex protein 11 homolog isoform X3, whose translation MEEKVSPPSSLEDKVKETMHNAFWNHLKEQLSATPPDFSCALELLKEIKEILLSLLLPRQSRLRSEIEEALDTELLNQKAEHGALNVPHLSKYILNMMTLLCAPVRDEAVQNLENITDPVRLLRGIFQVLGLMKMDMVNYTIQSLQPHLQEHSIQHERATFQELLNKQPSLLDHTTKWLTQAAADLTMPLPTCPDTLDSTSMASSSPNEAVSSPEPLSPTMVLSQGFLNLLLWDPENEEFPETLLMDRTRLQELESQLHQLTILASVLLVASSFSGSVLFGSPQFVDKLKHITKDLMEEFKSRPEEALQTVSEQVSQEIHQSLKNMGLAALSSDNTASLIGQLQNIAKKENCVRSVIDQRIHLFLKCCLVLGVQRSLLDLPGGLTVIEAELAELGQKFVSLTHHNQKVFGPYYTEILKTLVPPAQALDTEVESI comes from the exons ATGGAAGAAAAGGTTTCGCCTCCAAGCAG TTTGGAAGATAAGGTCAAGGAGACCATGCACAATGCCTTTTGGAACCATCTCAAAGAGCAATTGTCAGCTACTCCCCCAGACTTCAGCTGTGCTCTtgaacttctgaaagaaattaaagag ATCTTGCTCTCACTGCTGTTACCACGCCAGAGCCGCCTAAGAAGTGAGATTGAAGAAGCACTGGATACAGAGCTCCTCAATCAGAAAGCAGAACATGGAGCCCTGAATGTCCCTCATCTCTCTAAGTACATTCTCAACATGATGACTTTGCTGTGCGCACCAGTTCGAGACGAAGCAGTACAGAATCTAGAGAACATTACGGACCCTGTTCGGTTGCTGAG AGGGATCTTCCAGGTTCTGGGGCTGATGAAAATGGACATGGTGAACTACACTATCCAGAGCCTTCAGCCTCACCTGCAGGAACATTCCATCCAGCACGAACGGGCTACGTTCCAGGAACTCCTCAATAAACAGCCAA GTCTCCTAGATCACACCACCAAGTGGCTGACCCAAGCAGCAGCAGACCTCACCATGCCACTCCCGACTTGCCCCGACACTTTGGACTCCACCAGTATGGCCTCCTCCTCCCCGAACGAGGCAGTCAGCAGCCCAGAGCCCCTTAGCCCTACAATGGTGCTATCGCAGGGTTTCCTGAACCTCCTTCTCTGGGACCCGGAAAATGAAGAGTTCCCTGAG ACACTGCTGATGGACAGGACCCGGCTGCAGGAGCTGGAGTCTCAGTTGCACCAGTTGACCATCCTGGCCTCAGTTCTGCTAGTGGCCAGTAGTTTCTCAGGCAGTGTTTTGTTTGGCTCACCTCAGTTTGTGGATAAGCTGAAACATATAACCAAAGACCTGATGGAGGAGTTTAAGTCCAG GCCTGAGGAGGCTCTGCAGACTGTGAGTGAACAGGTGTCTCAGGAAATCCATCAAAGCCTCAAGAACATGGGCCTTGCTGCTCTGAGCAGTGACAACACAGCATCTCTGATAGGACAGCTCCAGAACATTGCCAAGAAGGAAAATTGTGTCCGCAGTGTCATTG ATCAGCGGATCCACCTGTTTCTCAAATGCTGTTTGGTCCTCGGTGTGCAGAGATCTCTCTTAGACCTCCCTGGAGGCCTCACTGTCATCGAAGCAGAACTGGCGGAACTAGGCCAAAAGTTTGTCAGCCTAACGCATCACAATCAGAAAGTGTTTGGCCCCTACTACACAGAGATCCTAAAAACCCTCGTCCCTCCAGCCCAGGCCCTGGACACAGAGGTGGAGTCCATCTGA
- the TCP11 gene encoding T-complex protein 11 homolog isoform X2: protein MPDVEDRMPLTDPGDAECRSCRPETSAPTRDGPSGVEDAPACLIDTVDDVSKLSNKVGKNRGLHMEEKVSPPSSLEDKVKETMHNAFWNHLKEQLSATPPDFSCALELLKEIKEILLSLLLPRQSRLRSEIEEALDTELLNQKAEHGALNVPHLSKYILNMMTLLCAPVRDEAVQNLENITDPVRLLRGIFQVLGLMKMDMVNYTIQSLQPHLQEHSIQHERATFQELLNKQPSLLDHTTKWLTQAAADLTMPLPTCPDTLDSTSMASSSPNEAVSSPEPLSPTMVLSQGFLNLLLWDPENEEFPETLLMDRTRLQELESQLHQLTILASVLLVASSFSGSVLFGSPQFVDKLKHITKDLMEEFKSRSADPPVSQMLFGPRCAEISLRPPWRPHCHRSRTGGTRPKVCQPNASQSESVWPLLHRDPKNPRPSSPGPGHRGGVHLNAPAQSPGPWIPGEKLIVLWGG, encoded by the exons ATGCCGGACGTCGAGGACAGAATGCCCCTGACGGACCCGGGCGACGCCGAGTGCAGGTCCTGCAGGCCCGAGACCTCCGCCCCGACCCGGGACGGCCCGAGCGGCGTGGAGGACGCCCCCGCCT GTCTGATAGACACGGTTGATGATGTTTCTAAGCTGAGCAACAAGGTTGGAAAGAATCGTGGTTTGCACATGGAAGAAAAGGTTTCGCCTCCAAGCAG TTTGGAAGATAAGGTCAAGGAGACCATGCACAATGCCTTTTGGAACCATCTCAAAGAGCAATTGTCAGCTACTCCCCCAGACTTCAGCTGTGCTCTtgaacttctgaaagaaattaaagag ATCTTGCTCTCACTGCTGTTACCACGCCAGAGCCGCCTAAGAAGTGAGATTGAAGAAGCACTGGATACAGAGCTCCTCAATCAGAAAGCAGAACATGGAGCCCTGAATGTCCCTCATCTCTCTAAGTACATTCTCAACATGATGACTTTGCTGTGCGCACCAGTTCGAGACGAAGCAGTACAGAATCTAGAGAACATTACGGACCCTGTTCGGTTGCTGAG AGGGATCTTCCAGGTTCTGGGGCTGATGAAAATGGACATGGTGAACTACACTATCCAGAGCCTTCAGCCTCACCTGCAGGAACATTCCATCCAGCACGAACGGGCTACGTTCCAGGAACTCCTCAATAAACAGCCAA GTCTCCTAGATCACACCACCAAGTGGCTGACCCAAGCAGCAGCAGACCTCACCATGCCACTCCCGACTTGCCCCGACACTTTGGACTCCACCAGTATGGCCTCCTCCTCCCCGAACGAGGCAGTCAGCAGCCCAGAGCCCCTTAGCCCTACAATGGTGCTATCGCAGGGTTTCCTGAACCTCCTTCTCTGGGACCCGGAAAATGAAGAGTTCCCTGAG ACACTGCTGATGGACAGGACCCGGCTGCAGGAGCTGGAGTCTCAGTTGCACCAGTTGACCATCCTGGCCTCAGTTCTGCTAGTGGCCAGTAGTTTCTCAGGCAGTGTTTTGTTTGGCTCACCTCAGTTTGTGGATAAGCTGAAACATATAACCAAAGACCTGATGGAGGAGTTTAAGTCCAG ATCAGCGGATCCACCTGTTTCTCAAATGCTGTTTGGTCCTCGGTGTGCAGAGATCTCTCTTAGACCTCCCTGGAGGCCTCACTGTCATCGAAGCAGAACTGGCGGAACTAGGCCAAAAGTTTGTCAGCCTAACGCATCACAATCAGAAAGTGTTTGGCCCCTACTACACAGAGATCCTAAAAACCCTCGTCCCTCCAGCCCAGGCCCTGGACACAGAGGTGGAGTCCATCTGAATGCACCAGCTCAAAGCCCTGGCCCCTGGATCCCAGGAGAGAAGCTCATCGTTCTCTGGGGTGGCTGA